Proteins from a genomic interval of Ornithodoros turicata isolate Travis unplaced genomic scaffold, ASM3712646v1 ctg00000945.1, whole genome shotgun sequence:
- the LOC135375791 gene encoding NGFI-A-binding protein 1-like has product MTTVTTNKSELELHKLLERAVLLSYYDKFIEIGGDNVQQLRDSIGHDFQELINMVDMARKPPHVKRFKKALAEWKPDTVAATSTPADGSEGELHKLLRGADLLSYHDKFMEIGGDNVQQLRDSVGNDFQEVIDLVDMARKPYHVKRLRKALSQWTGPSVAVASSAADESEEELHVLLRLADLLSYHDKFIQQGELKK; this is encoded by the exons ATGACGACCGTTACGACAAATAAATCAGAGCTGGAGCTTCACAAACTCCTTGAACGAGCAGTCCTTCTCTCCTACTACGACAAATTCATCGAGATAG GTGGGGACAATGTGCAGCAGCTTCGTGACTCCATCGGACACGATTTCCAGGAGTTGATCAACATGGTAGACATGGCCAGAAAGCCACCTCATGTCAAGAGGTTCAAGAAAGCACTGGCAGAGTGGAAACCAGACACAG TTGCAGCAACGTCCACTCCAGCGGATGGATCAGAAGGGGAGCTTCACAAGCTACTTCGAGGAGCGGATCTTCTCTCCTACCACGACAAGTTCATGGAGATAG GCGGGGACAATGTTCAGCAGCTTCGTGACTCCGTGGGGAACGATTTCCAGGAAGTGATTGACCTCGTTGATATGGCCAGAAAGCCATATCACGTCAAGAGACTAAGGAAAGCACTGAGCCAGTGGACAGGACCGTCAG TCGCGGTAGCGTCCAGTGCGGCTGACGAATCAGAAGAGGAACTTCACGTATTACTTCGACTAGCGGATCTTCTCTCCTACCACGACAAGTTCATCCAACAAGGTGAGTTAAAAAAATGA